From Fusobacterium varium:
TGACAAAGAATGGTTTAGATGTAGAGATGATTGACAACTACAAAGAACATGTGGATATGCTGAATAAAAATGGTGCTCATATTATTGGAAGTGTTGATATGCTGATACCTGTGAAAGCAATCACTCCAGAGGAGATGAAAGGAATATATGATATAGTCTTTCTTTTTACAAAGCAAACAGCAAATGATGTGGTTTTAAAAAATCTTCTTCCTCATTTAAATGAGAAAAGTACAGTATGTACATTACAGAATGGAGTCCCAGAACATTTTGTAGCAGGGTATGTAGGAGAAAAAAGAACAGTAGGGGGAACCGTTCTGTGGGGAGCAACTTTTGTAGAGCCAGGAGTATCAGAGCTGACACAAGATATAACAAAAAATGATCATCTTTTTGAAATAGGGGAGATAGATGGTACTATAGGAGAAAGAATAAATAAGACAGCACAGGTATTGGGATATATGGGAAAGGCAAAAATTACTGACAGCTTAATGGCATCAAGATGGGGAAAACTAATAAACAATGCTTGTATGAGTGGAATGTCTGCTGCATGCGGAGCAACATTTGGTGAGATTTTGAAAAATGAAAAATCAAGGGCCTGTCTGAGTTATCTAGCAAGAGAAGTAAAAAAATGCTGTGAAGCAGAGGGGTATGAACTTCCAATTCTTTTAAATGAACAGGAACCTTATTCATGCGACATAAAAGATCAAGAAATGTTTAATATTAATCAAAAAATGTTTTTAGAAATGTATAAGGATATGCACACAGCTAAAGCTAGTATGCTGCAGGACCTAGAAAAAGGAAAGAAAACAGAGGTTCTTATGATAAATGGGTATGTAAGTTCAACAGGAGATAAACACAATATTAATACACCATTCAATGATACTGTTGTTGAGATAGTTAGTAAAATAGAAGATAAAATTCTTCCTCTTTCAATGGATAATTTAAAATATTTTAATGATGACCTATTCAACTATGAATATTACAAAGAAGAAAAATAGAATTAAAATTAGGAGGAAAGATGGATATATTATCTGTAATAGGTTTGATATTAGCAGTTGTAGTTTTAGTCATAGGAGCTTACAAAGGACTTGGAGCTCTTCCTTTGACACTTCTTGCTTCACTGGTTGTTATATTGTCAAGTAAAATTCCTATCTGGACTGGATTTTCTCAGTACTATATGAATGGATATACAAGTGCATATTTCAGTTATTTTTTACTATTCTGTAGTTCAGCACTATATGCAAAGCTGATGGATATTTCAGGATGTGCAACTTCTATCGGATATCAATTTATCGACTGGTTTGGAAAGAAAAGAGTGCTTTTAGTTTCAACTTTGATTATAAGTGTATTGACATATGGTGGTGTAAGCCTGTTTGTTGTTGTTTATGCAGTTGCACCTATTATGTTCTTATTATTTAAAGAGGCTAATCTTCCAAGGCATTTGACAATGGCATGCCTAATAACAGGATCAGCAACTTATACAATGACTTCTCTTCCAGGAACTACAGCTTTAACAAATGTTATCCCAACTCAATATTTGGGAACAACACTGACTGCTGCTCCTGTATTTGGGATTCTTGCTACTATAGCAATGTTTACAATGGCAATACTGTATATGGGATATGCAGAAAGACTGGCTAGAAAAAGAGGAGAAGTATGGAGTTATCCTGAAAATGCCGACCCTCTGCTTTATGAAATAAAAGACAGAAGCCAGCTTCCTTCAGTAACAATATCTTTTACACCACTTGTATCTCTTGTACTTATAATTATTATAGGAAGCAGATTTGTAGCAAACTCAACTATGCTGGCAGTACTAGGAATGCTCACAGGAGCATTACTTACATATGTTCTAAATATTCAGAGATTTAAAGATAAAAATATGAAAAATATTTTTACAACAGGTCTTGAAGGTGGAATAACAAGTATAGGTGGACTGGCAGGAGTTGTGGGGTTTGGAACAGTGGTTTCTAATTCAATAGCTTTTAAACATATAGTAAGCTGGGTACTGGGGCTGCAGTTAAATCCTTATGTTCAGGCAATTGTAGCTACAATGGTAGTATGTGCAGTTACAGGTTCTTCATCTGGTGGCTTGAAAATCATGTACGATTCATTAGGAAAAACTTTCCTATCATCAACTGCAAATCTTCCAGTTCTCCATAGGCTGTCATCAATTTCAGCTTCAGCATTAGATACACTTCCTCACTCACCAGGATTGTTTCTGATGTTTGCAGTATTGGGACTGAATCATAAAACTGCCTATAAGCATGTATTCGTATGCAGTATTGTGATTCCATCTATTGTAACAATAGTTTCTACAGTGATAATAGTAATATTCTTATAAAAATTAAGGAGGAGTAATTTATGTCAGATTTAAAAAATAAAAGAGTAATAACAGCAGCAATAACAGGATCATGGCCTACAAGGGAACAGAATCCTAATCTATCTATAACACCTGAGGAAATAGCAGCAGATGTATATGAATGCTGGAAAGCTGGAGCTGCAATAGCTCATATTCATGTAAGAAATGATGACGGAACTCCATCAACTGACTTTGAAAAATATAAAGAAACAATTGAAAGAATAAGAGCCTATAAGGACTGTGATATCTGTCTTAATATAACAAGTTCAGGAAGTGTAGGGTTCGGAGATGAGGAAAGAATATATCCTCTTCAAAAATTACTTCCAGAGATGGCTTCATATGATGCTGGAACTCTTAACTGGCAGCATCGTACAATTTTTGAAAACCACCCTCGTTTTTTAGAGAAATTAGGAAATGCTCTAATAGAAAGCAATATAAAACCAGAAATAGAAATTTTTGATGCAGGTATGATATATAATACAATTTATTATATGAAAAAAGGTGTGTTAAAAGCTCCTTGTCATTTTCAAATAGTCTTAGGATGTCCTGGAGGAATGACAAGTACAGTTGAAAATCTGGTATTTCTTAAAAATCTGATTCCAGAAGGTTCTACATGGGCAGCATGTGGAATAGGATCAGGTCATATGCCTATCATGATGGCTGCAATAGCAATGGGAGCACATATCCGTGTAGGTATGGAAGACAATGTAATGTGGCAGAAAGGAGTTCCTGCTGAATCAAATGCTCAGTTTGTAAAAAGAGCAAAAGAACTGTTGGAAATAAATGGATTGGAAGCAGCTACTCCTGATGAAGCTCGTCAGATATATGGACTTACTAGAAAAGTTTTTTAAGGGGATGTTTCTATGGAATTTGAAAGTTTAAAAATTGGAATGAAGGAAAGTATCACTAAAACAATTACAGAAACAGATATCATTTTGTATTCTGGTATTAGTCTGGATTGCAACCCTGTGCATTTGAATAAAATATATGCTGAAAATTCAAGATTTAAAAAAAGAATAGCACATGGTATGCTTACAGCAGGATTGATATCTGCTGTGTTGGGAACAAAACTTCCAGGGGAGGGAACAATTTATCTGGAGCAGAATCTGAAATTTAAACAGCCAGTCTATTTAGAGGATACAATTACTGCTACTTGTGAAATTATTGATATTATAGAGGAGCAAAGAAAAATAATTCTTTCAACAACTTGTATTAATCAAGATGGAAAAATCATTTTAACAGGTGAAGCAAAAGTCATGAAATAAATCTTTATATATTTGGATGATATAAATTTTAAACAGCCAAAACTCTAAATTTAATGAGTTGAGGCTGTTTAATTTATTTTCTTATAAGAATGCTTTACTCTCTATTATATCCTTTTTTCCATATTAAAAATTCTTATTTTTCCTCTATGAAAAAATATATTTTTATTTGATTTTTTAATAAATAAAAAATAATCATTCTTTTGATTTTTTTGTTTTTTATGATACACTATAAATAGTATATTCAATATACAGTATATAAAGAATAAAATATTTTAATAAAAAGGAGGTGTATTATTATTGAATCAATATTCTTGTTTTGTTATGGATGATGGCTATTCTAGTATAAATATTAAGGGTTATACGAAAAAAGTTGGGTTGCAGGTTGAAAAAAACAATAAAAATGAATATAAAATTTTAAATGAAGAGTTATTATTCACTGTTGTTAATCCTCACCTTATTCCAGAACATAAAGTAGAAGATAAAATCTTTTTAATGTATGATGAAGAACTTTGTACTATAAAATATACAGTTACACATGATGTTTCATCAGATAAAACTACTTTAGAGTTCTTTTTATAATTTATTTATTATTAAAAACCAATAACTTTATAAGTTTTTTACTTAAAAATAATAAAAAGTAAAACTTAAAACACTGTATTTATTCAGTGCTTTTTTATTTACTTTATATTATTTAAAATTTTCAACTTATCTTAACAAAATAATAAAAGGAGAAATTCATTAACTTGAATTCTCCTTTTATTATATATAAAGATTTAAAAATAGATTTTAATCTGAAACTATGTCTTTTATTTTTCTTCCTATTTTCATTTCTTTTCTCCATTGAGGAATTTCTTCATCTTTTCCCCAATATTCATCTAGTTTTTTTATTTTTCTATTTTCAAAATTAAAAAATGAAACTGCATGAAATGAAATTTTTTCTTTTTCCAGAGATACTTTTACAACTGATACAACCAAATTATTTATTTCTTCTATTCTCTCTATTTTAATTTTCCAATTTCCTGGATAAAATTCATTTATTTTTACAAATTCATCTGGTGTAAATGATTCATTTGTATCATGCCAATTTATTACTGCTCCTTCTGAAAAATATTTAATTAGTTCATTCCAATTTTGTTTATCCATCTCATTCCAAAATTCACCAATTATATTCTTCATAAAAAACAACCTCCTGATATCATATTATCATTCAATAATCAAAATTTTATATTAAAGTAAAATTCTCTAAAAATTTATTTTTTAAATTTAATATAAATTTTTATTTATAGAAAGATTTATTAGATTTATTATATAATTCTATTTCTGCAAAAATTTAATGTCCCTTGCTTTATTATATCATAAATTTATTAATAAAAAGAATTAAAAATACTAAGAAAAATTATGAAAAATGTGATATATTATATAGACTGATACACAATCAAAGGAGTTAAATAATGAAAATTTTAATAGATGCAGATGCTTGTCCAGTAGTAGATTTAACTATAGAAACAGGTAAAAAATTTGGTGTAAAAACCATTATATTTTGTGATGAAGCTCATAAAATAGATAAGTCTGGAGCTGAAACTGTCTATGTTTCTCAAGGAAATGATTCAGTAGATTTTGTTCTTTTGAAAAATACAGAACCAAATGATGTAATTGTCACTCAGGATTTTGGGTTAGCTTCAATGGTACTAGCTAAAAAAGCTGCTGCTCTCAATCAAAATGGATTGATTTATAATCAATTTAACATTGATCAACTGCTTTTTACGAGACATATATCAAAGAAAATAAGGAACAATGGGGGAAGAACAAAAGGTCCTAAAAAAAGAGAAAAAAGTGATGATGAGAATTTTGAAAAAAGTCTTACAACTCTTTTAAAAAAATCGGAGGGGATTAGATGACACATCAGGAAAAAGAATTCAGAGATGGAAATATATTATCTCTGCTCATTCGTTTTTCTATACCTGCAACTTTTGCTATACTTATAGGAATAATATACAATGTGACAGACAGATATTATATAGGTCAAGCTGTAGGAAGAAATGGAATTTCTGCTCTTGCTGTTACTTTTCCTATATTACTCGTCCTGAGTGCCACAGGAGTTCTCTTTAGTATAGGTGGATGTGCCCTTGCTGGTATAAAAATGGGAGAAGAGAAGATTGAAGACGCAAGAAAAGTTCTTGGTACATGCTTCTTTGCATTAATTACTATTGGAGCAGTATATACTATATTTGGCATGCTTTTTCTTGAAGAAATAGTTTATTTTATGGGAGCTACAGAGAACAGTTTTACCTATGCTGTTGAATATAATAAATATTTATTTCCTGTTACAATCTTTCAGCTTATTTATATAACTTATTGTTCTTTCGTCAGACTGGAGGGAAGACCAATGGAATCTATGATTATTAATCTTGCCAGTGCCATAGTCAATATAGTTTTGGACTACATACTTATTATGAGATATGGTATGGGAATGAAAGGAGCTGCCATAGCTACTGCTATTGCCAATGTTGTTCCTGGAATTATCCTCATATATCATTTTCTGAAAAGTGACATACTTACTTTAAAGCTAAAATATATAAGATATAATCATGAACTAATGAAAAAAGTTTTTTATATAGGCAACTCTGGTTTTCTTAATCAGTTTCTTAATGGAGCTTATGTCTATGTGCTGAATATACAGCTTTCAAAATATGGTGGAGATGTAGCACTTGCTGGTATGGGTATTCTTTCATTATTAAGAACCTGTATAAATACTGGTTATATGGGATTAAATCAAGGGCGGCAGCCTCTTTTATCTTACAATTGGGGAGCTAAAAACTATGAAAGAGTAAAAAAAATATTTTATTCTTCAATAACATTAACTGCAATAATTTCACTTTTTCTTTTATTTGTAGTAATAATTAATGCAAGTACAGTTGTTAATTTCTTTGTAAAAAATGATCTTGAACTTACAGACTATACTATAAGAGGTACATATATACATCTTGGACTTATGATAAGTACTGCAATCTACCTTTCATGTACAAATTATTTTCAGGCTGTAGGAAAAGGTATGATAACTACCAGATTCATCATATTAAGGCTAGCTGTTCTGTCCATTCCACTTACTTATATTCTCCCTATTTTCTGGGGAGCAGATGGAGTATTGATGAGTTTTCCTGTTGCAGATACTATCTGCTGCATAGGTGCAGCTTATGTCATGTGGAAAGAAATAAAGCTGCTTACTAGGAGAACTGAAAAGCAAAAACGGTATAGTTAATAAAAAATATTAAAAAAGAGGCTGATCTAGAGAATAATATTTCTCATATGATTCAACCTCTTTTTATATTATTTTAATTTTGCTCTTAATCTCTTATTTGCTAATCTTTCATATTATTAACCTTCTATTATTTCCCCATTTGTAGATATTGTTATAATATTCCAAGGTATCAGTTTACCACTTTGAAGTAATGCTTTCTTCACTGCATTTACTATTCCACCACAACATGGAACCTGCATACGCACTACAGTAAGTGATTTTATATCATTATTTTCAAGAATTGCAGTTAATTTATCTGCATAATCCCCTTCATCTAATTTAGGGCATCCTATCAAAGTTATTCTATTTTTCATAAATTTATTATGAAAATCTCCATAAGAATATGCTGTACAATCTGCTGCTATCAATAAGTTGGCATTATTAAAATATGGTGCATTTACTGGAACAAGCTTTATTTGTACAGGCCATTGATTTAATTGAGAGTCTATTTCTTTGCTTTCACAACATTCTGATTTTTCAGCTTTTCTCTCAATAGTTTTAGACTGCATTCCTGGACATCCAAAATGAACGGATGTAGGTAATTTATCTTTTTTAGCTGCCATATTAGCTTTCACTGCTGCTTCATCATATTCAGCTGCTTCTCTTTCTTCAAAACTGATTGCGTTTACTGGACATCCTGGAAGGCAATCTCCCAATCCATCACAATAGTCATCTCTCATAAGTTTAGCTTTACCATTCACCATTCCGATTGCACCTTCGTGACAAGCCGAAACACATATCCCACAGCCATTACATTTTTCTTCATCAATTTTTATTATTTTTCTTATCATTATATATGTCACCTCTCCATTTATTACATCTTTCTACAAATATATTACTAGATTAGAAAAATAAATTCGGTAACATATGGTACACTTAAAATATTTTTTGAACAAGGTACATATAAAATATAGTTCCTCCTAAAATACTTATTAAACTATTTCTCCTCCAAACATGAAGAAGTACAACTACTGTTACTGCAAGTATTTCAGGAATCCCATGAGGTGATTTAAGTATACTGGTATCTTTCAGACAAAATATAATAAGTATTCCAATCACTGCTGGAGGCAGAACTTTTCCCAAATACATCATATATTTTTCTACTGCTTTATTTTTTTTATTCAATACAAGAAAAGGAAAAGCTCTTAAAAAATATGAAGTAATACCCACTGCGGCTATTATAGAAACTGAATATAAAAATCCTGCCCTCATATTATTTCACTCCTCTTTTCTTTGCTGCTTCTATTTTTTTTTCTAATCTTGATTTAAATACAATCAAAAAAATTATTATAATAGCTATAGATGGAATCAGCATATTTTTTGACCCTAAGAAAATTAAACATACAAGTCCGCTCAATACCCCTAATATACTTGGTGTTCTTGTTGGAAAAGTAAGAAATTGATCTACAAATATAACTATAAATAAAGCTGTCATTGCAAAATCTATTCCCTTACTGTTAAAATGTACAGCTGATCCAAGCACTGCTCCCAATACTCCACCTAATATCCAATAAAAATGGCTCAGTCCTGCTATTGCCAGAAAAAGCTGCTTTCTGTTTACTCCTAATGGAGTTTTGACTGAGCACATAATAGCATATACTTCATCTGTAAGTGTATGTATCATATATGGTCTTACTTTTTTCATTTTTTTAAATAAGTCAGTAAAGGATATTCCATAAAGAGCATATCTTGCATTTACTATTAAAGTGGTAATAACTGCTTCTGCTATTCCTGCTCCTCCTGTTAAAAGATTTAAAAGCACAAACTGCATAGAACCTGAATAAACTCCCATTCCTATAAATAATGCCCAGATAAAATTATATCCATTTCTTTGACACAACAATCCAAATGCCATTCCTACAAAAATGTACCCGAAAAAAACCGGCATAGTTGCTTTAAATGCCGCTTTTAATGCTTTTTTCATATTTCCCCTCACTTTTTATATTATAATTTTGTCTGCCCTTTTTTAATTTATTATAAAAAAATTTTTTTTAGATATTCAGCCACTCCATCTTCATCATTTCTGCCAATTACTTTATTCTTAGGAAGAAGTTCTTTTAATCTTGGATTACAATTTCCCATAAGAAGCCCTTCACCCACTACCTCAAGCATCTCATAATCATTTAACCCATCACCAAAGGATATTACTTCTTCAGTATTTATTCCAAATTTTGGGAGAAGTATATCTTTTATTGCACTTCCCTTAGAAACTCCCTTGTTCATTATTTCCAGACATATCGGAAGAGAAAGAGTAAGATTTATTCTATCCCCAAATTTTTCATTTATTTCATTTTCAAGTTTTCTTATAAGTTTTTCATTTTCATTGATATAAAAAAACTTTATTACTTCACTATTTTTTAATTCTGAAAATTTCTTTACATTATAAGTAAATCCTGATTCTTTATGATACTCATGAGCTTCATCTAAAGGTCTTTCAGAAAACCAAAAGTCATCCTTATAGATACTTTTATGAATATCCTCATTTATATCAAGATCAAATATTTCATTACTTAATTCCTTAGGTATATCCCCTTTGAATATAATATCATTATTTTCATTGTGTATTCTCGCTCCATTTGAACTGATAAGATAAGAATTCAATCCTAGCATTTCTTTGAATTTTAAGGCATCCATATGATGTCTTCCAGTTGCAATAAAGAACTTTACTCCAAGGCTGGTTACATCTTTTATTACATCTCTTGTGTATCTAGAGATTGTATGCTCAGAATTCAGTAATGTTCCATCTAGGTCACATACAATTGCCTTATATTTCATTCATTCCTCCTGCTATTTCCTATTTTTTTAGTATAAGCCTTACTAATTATACCATTTCCCGAAAAAAAAACAAGTAAAAATATCAAATTTTTGTTCAATTATTTTTTTAAATTTTAATAAGAATTTTATTGACATGAAGTGTATTTTGTGATATTATAATCTTTGTCAACGAAAGTCGGAATATAGCGCAGTCCGGTAGCGCATCTGCCTTGGGAGCAGAGGGCCGCAAGTTCGAATCTTGCTATTCCGACCATTAATTGGGCTGTCGCCAAGCGGTAAGGCAACGGACTTTGACTCCGTCATGCGCTGGTTCGAATCCAGCCAGCCCAGCCATTTTAATGATAATTATCTCTTAAATAATAAGTTTAAGAGATTTTTTATATTTTGAATAATTTTACAATTTAATTATAATGAAGATAAATTAAAAAGATTTTTTAGTACAAGTCAAAATTCTTTTATAACATAATAATTAATTAAAAAATAGATGAAATATTTTTATATTTTAATCGATATAAAAAATGAGCAATCCATTTTTACAAAGCAATAAAAAATATTCTAAAAAAATTGAAATAAAGAATGTATTCGAACAAAAAATTTTTTTTCATATTATCTTCATTTAAATATTTTCATTCATACAAATAATTCCTTTATAATTTTTAAACCTATATATTTTCAGTTTACTTACAGATTATTTTATGCTAATATTATTTATATGACTTATTTATTTCAAGGAGGAAAAAATAATGAAAAAATATTTTCTAATAGTGATGACTCTTATGTTATTACTTTTATCTGGGTGTAGCTCTTTAGAAACAGCCATAAAAAAAAGAAACTTAGCAACTGAAACTAAACTTTCTGAAACAATATGGTTAAACCCAGAAAATATAATGGACAAAACAGTTTTTGTACAGGTAAAAAATACTTCAACAAGCAATTTGGATATGGAAAGTGAAATAAAAAATACTTTAATAGCAAAAGGGTATAAAATAGTATCTGCTCCTAAAAATGCTAACTACTGGCTTCAAGTAAATATTTTACAATTAGGCAAAATGGACTTGAAGGAATCACAAGCAGCTTTAAGTGGGGTAGCTGGTGCTGGAATAGGTGCTGCTATTGGAGGATACAATACTGGTTCAGTTAATACAGCTATTGGATGGGGACTTGTTGGTGGAGCAATCGGAGTTCTTTCAGATGCACTTGTTGAAGATAGCTACTACACAATGATAACTGATATCTTAGTCAGTGAAAAAACTAATACTAAAGTCAGCAAGCTTTCTATAAATGCAACTACTCAAGGTACTCAGGGTAGAAATATATATGCTACTGAAGATAATGGAGATATGAATAAATATCAAACAAGAGTTGTAAGTACTGCTAATAAAATGAATCTTGAATTACCAGAAGCTGAACCTCAATTAAAAGGAGAACTTATAAAAACTATTAGTAATATATTCTAATAATTTAAGAGGATGAGAAAATATATCATCCTCTTTTTTATTTTTTATTCTAATTCATGTAATATTGTTTTATCAATAAAAAATTCTAAAATATACTTTACTCTTTTCTTATTTTCTGTATTTTTATATTTTCACTCTATTCATACAAACTTGCTTCATCAACTAAAAAACTCTAAATTTATATTTCCATTTGTCTTTTATCTTTATTTAATTTTATATTTTCATTTTTAAACATAAATTTATTTTATCAAAATATAAAAATTTATAATTTTATTTTATCATAACTTTATGATAAGATTAATTGAAAATAATGAAACTATATATGGAGGTAATGATGAAAAAAGTAATTCACAAATTTAGAGATATGCCTGTGGCTCTCACTGGACTCGCACTTGGTATATCAGGTATATCAGGAGCTCTTGGTACATTTTTAGGAGATATTCCAATTTATATAGGAGATCTTATATCATTTTTTCTGATAACAATAATTTTTATTAAAGACTGTCTTCATTTTGACCAATTGAAAAATGAATTAAAACATCCTACATTAGGAAGTTTTATTCCTACCATGGATATGACCCTAATGGCATTAGCAGGATTTATTGCAAATTATTACTTAACTCTTGGAAGAATTTTATGGTTAGCAGCAATAGGAGTTCATATTATATTCTGCTTTATCTTTTTTTACCACAGAGCAAGAAATTTTGACTTAAATCATGTTATACCCAGCTGGTTTATTCCGCCAGTTGGAATAGTAGTGGCTTGTGTATCTGGAGCCAGTATGAATTTTCCTAATCTTACTCATATTATATTTTATATAGGATTTATTTTATATCTAATTATGCTTCCTATTATGATGTACAGAATAATTTTTATTGAACCTATAGACGATGGAAGACTTCCAACTTTTGCAATAATGGCAGCTCCGCCTAGTTTATGTCTTGCTGGATATCTAACCGCATTCAGTAATCCTTCTGAAATTATAATATATATACTTCTCCCACTTGCCATATTTATGACAGTTCTTGTATATGTATCTTTTTTCAGAATATTAAGGATTACTTTCAATCCAAGTTATGCTTCATTTACATTTCCTTTAGCAATAGGAGCAACTGCTGTATTAAAATATTCAAATTATCTTTATGCTTTAAACAGTAAAAATTATACTCTGTGGTATAATATTGGATTATTTTTATCTTTAACTGCTGCTGTCATAATTACTGTTATATTTCTTAAAATGATTCACTATGTCAGAAAATTTATAATATATGCTGCATAAATTATTAACAATATAGCATCTTGGAATTAATTTTCCAAGATTTTTTATTTATATATTTTATTATTTTAAAGAGAGTCAATGTTGTATTCTTCTTGTATATATAGTATAATTTATACGAAGAATTTAAATTACTTATGAGGTGAATATCGTGGATCAAAGAATTGAAAAATTAGCTAAAAATCTTATCAGCCATTCTTGCAGAATAGAAAAGGGTGAAAAAGTTTTAATAGAATCTTTTGGAGAAGCTTCTAAAAGTTTGGTAAAAGCTTTAATAAAAGAGGCATATGCAGCTGGAGGATATCCATTTGTAACAAACAAAGATCAAACTTTATTAAGAGAATTATTAAAAGGGTGCAGTATAGAACAAATAGAAATGATGGCCAAATATGAACTTGAAAGAATGAAGGATATGGATGCCTATATCGCTATCAGAGGAACTGATAATTCTACTGAGCTGTCAGATGTAGCTGCTGATAAAATGAAAATATATTCTGAATATTTTACTAATCCTGTACATTTAAAAGAAAGAGTAAACAATACTAAATGGGTAGTTCTCAGATACCCAAATAATTCTATGGCTCAGCTTGCTGGTACATCACTTGAAGCATTTGAAGATTTTTACTTTGATGTATGCTGTCTAGATTACTCTAAAATGGAAAAAGCTATGGAATCCTTATCAGTTCTTTTAAGTAAAACTGACAAGGTAAGAATAAAAGGAAATGGTACTGACATATCTTTTTCT
This genomic window contains:
- a CDS encoding 2-dehydropantoate 2-reductase; translation: MKIAILGCGAMGTVMGAYMTKNGLDVEMIDNYKEHVDMLNKNGAHIIGSVDMLIPVKAITPEEMKGIYDIVFLFTKQTANDVVLKNLLPHLNEKSTVCTLQNGVPEHFVAGYVGEKRTVGGTVLWGATFVEPGVSELTQDITKNDHLFEIGEIDGTIGERINKTAQVLGYMGKAKITDSLMASRWGKLINNACMSGMSAACGATFGEILKNEKSRACLSYLAREVKKCCEAEGYELPILLNEQEPYSCDIKDQEMFNINQKMFLEMYKDMHTAKASMLQDLEKGKKTEVLMINGYVSSTGDKHNINTPFNDTVVEIVSKIEDKILPLSMDNLKYFNDDLFNYEYYKEEK
- a CDS encoding citrate transporter, which translates into the protein MDILSVIGLILAVVVLVIGAYKGLGALPLTLLASLVVILSSKIPIWTGFSQYYMNGYTSAYFSYFLLFCSSALYAKLMDISGCATSIGYQFIDWFGKKRVLLVSTLIISVLTYGGVSLFVVVYAVAPIMFLLFKEANLPRHLTMACLITGSATYTMTSLPGTTALTNVIPTQYLGTTLTAAPVFGILATIAMFTMAILYMGYAERLARKRGEVWSYPENADPLLYEIKDRSQLPSVTISFTPLVSLVLIIIIGSRFVANSTMLAVLGMLTGALLTYVLNIQRFKDKNMKNIFTTGLEGGITSIGGLAGVVGFGTVVSNSIAFKHIVSWVLGLQLNPYVQAIVATMVVCAVTGSSSGGLKIMYDSLGKTFLSSTANLPVLHRLSSISASALDTLPHSPGLFLMFAVLGLNHKTAYKHVFVCSIVIPSIVTIVSTVIIVIFL
- a CDS encoding enoyl-CoA hydratase, which gives rise to MEFESLKIGMKESITKTITETDIILYSGISLDCNPVHLNKIYAENSRFKKRIAHGMLTAGLISAVLGTKLPGEGTIYLEQNLKFKQPVYLEDTITATCEIIDIIEEQRKIILSTTCINQDGKIILTGEAKVMK
- a CDS encoding putative efflux pump protein — encoded protein: MTHQEKEFRDGNILSLLIRFSIPATFAILIGIIYNVTDRYYIGQAVGRNGISALAVTFPILLVLSATGVLFSIGGCALAGIKMGEEKIEDARKVLGTCFFALITIGAVYTIFGMLFLEEIVYFMGATENSFTYAVEYNKYLFPVTIFQLIYITYCSFVRLEGRPMESMIINLASAIVNIVLDYILIMRYGMGMKGAAIATAIANVVPGIILIYHFLKSDILTLKLKYIRYNHELMKKVFYIGNSGFLNQFLNGAYVYVLNIQLSKYGGDVALAGMGILSLLRTCINTGYMGLNQGRQPLLSYNWGAKNYERVKKIFYSSITLTAIISLFLLFVVIINASTVVNFFVKNDLELTDYTIRGTYIHLGLMISTAIYLSCTNYFQAVGKGMITTRFIILRLAVLSIPLTYILPIFWGADGVLMSFPVADTICCIGAAYVMWKEIKLLTRRTEKQKRYS
- a CDS encoding branched-chain amino acid transporter, translated to MRAGFLYSVSIIAAVGITSYFLRAFPFLVLNKKNKAVEKYMMYLGKVLPPAVIGILIIFCLKDTSILKSPHGIPEILAVTVVVLLHVWRRNSLISILGGTIFYMYLVQKIF
- a CDS encoding inner membrane protein produces the protein MKKALKAAFKATMPVFFGYIFVGMAFGLLCQRNGYNFIWALFIGMGVYSGSMQFVLLNLLTGGAGIAEAVITTLIVNARYALYGISFTDLFKKMKKVRPYMIHTLTDEVYAIMCSVKTPLGVNRKQLFLAIAGLSHFYWILGGVLGAVLGSAVHFNSKGIDFAMTALFIVIFVDQFLTFPTRTPSILGVLSGLVCLIFLGSKNMLIPSIAIIIIFLIVFKSRLEKKIEAAKKRGVK
- a CDS encoding putative haloacid dehalogenase → MKYKAIVCDLDGTLLNSEHTISRYTRDVIKDVTSLGVKFFIATGRHHMDALKFKEMLGLNSYLISSNGARIHNENNDIIFKGDIPKELSNEIFDLDINEDIHKSIYKDDFWFSERPLDEAHEYHKESGFTYNVKKFSELKNSEVIKFFYINENEKLIRKLENEINEKFGDRINLTLSLPICLEIMNKGVSKGSAIKDILLPKFGINTEEVISFGDGLNDYEMLEVVGEGLLMGNCNPRLKELLPKNKVIGRNDEDGVAEYLKKIFL
- a CDS encoding C4-dicarboxylate ABC transporter, yielding MKKVIHKFRDMPVALTGLALGISGISGALGTFLGDIPIYIGDLISFFLITIIFIKDCLHFDQLKNELKHPTLGSFIPTMDMTLMALAGFIANYYLTLGRILWLAAIGVHIIFCFIFFYHRARNFDLNHVIPSWFIPPVGIVVACVSGASMNFPNLTHIIFYIGFILYLIMLPIMMYRIIFIEPIDDGRLPTFAIMAAPPSLCLAGYLTAFSNPSEIIIYILLPLAIFMTVLVYVSFFRILRITFNPSYASFTFPLAIGATAVLKYSNYLYALNSKNYTLWYNIGLFLSLTAAVIITVIFLKMIHYVRKFIIYAA